The Temnothorax longispinosus isolate EJ_2023e chromosome 12, Tlon_JGU_v1, whole genome shotgun sequence genome includes a window with the following:
- the LOC139823131 gene encoding uncharacterized protein isoform X3 → MDCRPVLKSSASTGGTEGSSPASSPASAASLTMAAPKYGTLVPNRIFVGGISASTSEAELAQVFSAYGNVKATKIISDRAGVSKGYGFVTFETEEEAKRLQQEAECIVLRERKLNIAPAIKKQPFSRSFDGSTGSPPSVPTSTYYYANGIGLAYQNGMTFYNTAAAAPATSIAPPTDPGTIYQATGVFGPQAATGHQTFAPVMYPCPAPSLYMPQQYQYSPMPYEPYYAGATAGAPQYLYAATGSSPSNTNGGGGGNSSGSSGNNGTGATSPPTGPPPPLPPPHPTHFYAPAAPAPHHHPPVPTGPPPQAQVDHLYYPFAAGPHPAQPHAPMGLTDQQLLLYTTDATSCQQTASDSQAAPQEDSRPTPSHSEQPHSEVQQGASGSPATSLLPLMPVKFPVSGRYHTNYHPIAIHTPHGAQNDSEDCAASPMHCRILYPTVYLPHAHPPSPYTHHNASGTSLLPTPFSASPHQSGYDNSNAKTYGHNSRDYNKYTGGNNLRGQNHGYSLAHHNTHAKSQNTHGSQSHNSKCSGNAADGSHKYPTIAMSSRLPVQYNRRTAGSNVGSSAILRSGGGYTSSQAAHKVNHTTASNYSYAPNYSNGRARYCGDDQYYEINKPSMPGGYGSGRKNCLSNNNNNNYRGNAARLDVHGNDSNGRPNNDTAQTDSAVVVTSTSTTLSSRLSPSERINADASSQEKSASPPPAPYSPMTRPLPTLSPPTPQVQFYAPAQNRYQPSSMPLSQTQQQQQQQPAGNQRSRYSVGQALSSANRKPSDKYSSTTGSQTTMLRQSKYKMNGIMQPTATAVASKLADDTLGGAGDGPGRLPITPPGTPRTAGHPAGGDQNQLSDTCHQMQALTL, encoded by the exons ATGGATTGCCGGCCGGTGTTGAAG AGCTCGGCTTCGACCGGTGGTACGGAGGGGTCTAGTCCTGCCTCCAGCCCTGCCTCGGCCGCGAGTCTTACGATGGCTGCGCCGAAATACGGTACGCTGGTACCGAACCGTATTTTCGTAGGCGGCATTTCGGCCAGCACCAGCGAAGCGGAGCTAGCTCAGGTTTTCTCGGCCTATGGCAATGTCAAGGCCACGAAAATTATATCGGACCGCGCCGGCGTGTCGAAGGGCTACGGCTTCGTCACCTTCGAAACGGAGGAGGAGGCCAAGCGGCTTCAACAAGAG GCTGAATGCATCGTCTTGAGAGAGAGGAAGCTCAACATAGCGCCCGCGATCAAGAAGCAGCCCTTCTCCAGATCCTTTGACGGTAGTACCGGTTCGCCCCCTTCCGTGCCTACAAGTACTTACTACTACGCGAACG GTATAGGTCTCGCTTATCAGAATGGCATGACATTCTATAATACGGCAGCTGCCGCACCAGCGACTTCCATCGCTCCACCTACGGATCCAGGAACGATTTATCAAGCCACAGGAGTGTTTG GGCCTCAAGCCGCCACCGGACATCAAACGTTCGCTCCTGTGATGTATCCATGTCCGGCTCCGTCGCTGTATATGCCACAGCAATACCAGTATTCTCCTATGCCG TACGAACCGTACTACGCAGGAGCGACCGCCGGGGCACCTCAGTATTTGTACGCTGCTACCGGCAGTTCGCCGAGCAACACGAATGGTGGTGGAGGTGGCAACAGTTCCGGCAGCAGCGGCAATAACGGTACAGGAGCTACCAGCCCGCCGACGGGTCCACCGCCACCTCTCCCACCACCGCATCCAACGCACTTCTACGCTCCTGCCGCGCCGGCCCCGCATCATCATCCACCTGTACCAACGGGCCCTCCTCCCCAGGCGCAGGTGGATCATCTGTACTATCCTTTTGCAGCCGGCCCGCATCCCGCGCAGCCGCACGCGCCTATGGGACTGACCGACCAGCAGCTGTTGCTGTACACCACGGACGCTACTTCGTGCCAGCAAACCGCATCTGACAGCCAGGCTGCTCCGCAGGAG GATTCACGTCCGACGCCAAGCCACTCGGAGCAACCGCATAGCGAAGTGCAACAGGGCGCTTCAGGTTCACCGGCAACATCTCTGCTGCCCCTAATGCCCGTCAAATTCCCCGTGTCCGGTCGTTACCACACTAATTACCATCCGATCGCGATACACACACCGCACGGCGCGCAAAACGACAGCGAGGACTGCGCCGCCAGTCCGATGCACTGTCGCATCCTCTACCCGACCGTGTACCTACCGCACGCACACCCGCCGTCGCCGTACACACATCACAACGCGTCCGGTACTAGTCTTCTGCCGACACCGTTCTCGGCCTCGCCGCATCAGTCCGGTTACGACAACAGCAACGCGAAAACGTACGGCCACAATTCCAGAGACTACAATAAGTATACGGGCGGTAACAATTTACGCGGTCAGAATCACGGTTATTCGTTGGCACATCATAACACGCACGCCAAGTCGCAGAACACACACGGTTCGCAGTCACACAACAGCAAGTGTAGCGGGAACGCGGCGGACGGGTCGCACAAATATCCGACGATAGCGATGTCGTCGCGATTGCCGGTACAGTACAATAGGAGAACGGCTGGCTCGAACGTGGGCTCGTCGGCGATTCTCAGGTCCGGCGGCGGCTATACCTCGAGTCAGGCTGCGCACAAGGTCAATCACACAACAGCGTCCAACTATTCGTACGCGCCCAACTATTCGAACGGACGCGCGAGGTATTGCGGCGACGACCAGTATTATGAGATTAACAAACCGTCGATGCCCGGTGGTTACGGCTCGGGTCGTAAGAACTGCCTCtcgaataacaataataacaactATAGAGGAAACGCTGCCCGGTTGGACGTTCACGGAAACGACAGCAACGGTCGGCCTAACAACGACACGGCTCAGACGGACAGCGCCGTCGTCGTCACGAGCACATCAACGACGCTGTCCTCTCGCCTGTCTCCATCCGAACGAATAAACGCGGACGCGTCCAGCCAGGAGAAGTCGGCGAGCCCACCGCCAGCCCCGTACTCACCCATGACACGGCCTCTTCCAACTCTCTCCCCGCCCACTCCCCAGGTCCAGTTTTACGCTCCGGCTCAAAATCGTTATCAGCCGTCCTCCATGCCCCTGTCCCAAacgcaacagcagcagcagcaacagcccGCCGGCAATCAACGCAGCCGGTACTCCGTCGGCCAGGCATTATCGTCCGCCAACCGGAAGCCGTCCGACAAGTATTCAAGCACTACCGGCTCGCAGACGACGATGCTGCGGCAGTCCAAGTATAAGATGAACGGTATAATGCAGCCGACTGCCACGGCGGTGGCGAGCAAACTCGCCGACGATACTCTGGGAGGTGCCGGCGACGGTCCTGGTAGGCTACCGATAACGCCACCCGGTACACCGCGGACGGCCGGCCATCCCGCGGGCGGCGACCAGAATCAGCTGAGCGACACGTGCCATCAGATGCAGGCGCTGACTCTGTAG
- the LOC139823131 gene encoding uncharacterized protein isoform X2, translated as MSSASTGGTEGSSPASSPASAASLTMAAPKYGTLVPNRIFVGGISASTSEAELAQVFSAYGNVKATKIISDRAGVSKGYGFVTFETEEEAKRLQQEAECIVLRERKLNIAPAIKKQPFSRSFDGSTGSPPSVPTSTYYYANVSGTIEDCRDRVFNFSTPSPVGIGLAYQNGMTFYNTAAAAPATSIAPPTDPGTIYQATGVFGPQAATGHQTFAPVMYPCPAPSLYMPQQYQYSPMPYEPYYAGATAGAPQYLYAATGSSPSNTNGGGGGNSSGSSGNNGTGATSPPTGPPPPLPPPHPTHFYAPAAPAPHHHPPVPTGPPPQAQVDHLYYPFAAGPHPAQPHAPMGLTDQQLLLYTTDATSCQQTASDSQAAPQEDSRPTPSHSEQPHSEVQQGASGSPATSLLPLMPVKFPVSGRYHTNYHPIAIHTPHGAQNDSEDCAASPMHCRILYPTVYLPHAHPPSPYTHHNASGTSLLPTPFSASPHQSGYDNSNAKTYGHNSRDYNKYTGGNNLRGQNHGYSLAHHNTHAKSQNTHGSQSHNSKCSGNAADGSHKYPTIAMSSRLPVQYNRRTAGSNVGSSAILRSGGGYTSSQAAHKVNHTTASNYSYAPNYSNGRARYCGDDQYYEINKPSMPGGYGSGRKNCLSNNNNNNYRGNAARLDVHGNDSNGRPNNDTAQTDSAVVVTSTSTTLSSRLSPSERINADASSQEKSASPPPAPYSPMTRPLPTLSPPTPQVQFYAPAQNRYQPSSMPLSQTQQQQQQQPAGNQRSRYSVGQALSSANRKPSDKYSSTTGSQTTMLRQSKYKMNGIMQPTATAVASKLADDTLGGAGDGPGRLPITPPGTPRTAGHPAGGDQNQLSDTCHQMQALTL; from the exons ATG AGCTCGGCTTCGACCGGTGGTACGGAGGGGTCTAGTCCTGCCTCCAGCCCTGCCTCGGCCGCGAGTCTTACGATGGCTGCGCCGAAATACGGTACGCTGGTACCGAACCGTATTTTCGTAGGCGGCATTTCGGCCAGCACCAGCGAAGCGGAGCTAGCTCAGGTTTTCTCGGCCTATGGCAATGTCAAGGCCACGAAAATTATATCGGACCGCGCCGGCGTGTCGAAGGGCTACGGCTTCGTCACCTTCGAAACGGAGGAGGAGGCCAAGCGGCTTCAACAAGAG GCTGAATGCATCGTCTTGAGAGAGAGGAAGCTCAACATAGCGCCCGCGATCAAGAAGCAGCCCTTCTCCAGATCCTTTGACGGTAGTACCGGTTCGCCCCCTTCCGTGCCTACAAGTACTTACTACTACGCGAACG TATCAGGGACGATTGAAGATTGCAGAGATCgcgtttttaatttctctacTCCTTCGCCGGTAGGTATAGGTCTCGCTTATCAGAATGGCATGACATTCTATAATACGGCAGCTGCCGCACCAGCGACTTCCATCGCTCCACCTACGGATCCAGGAACGATTTATCAAGCCACAGGAGTGTTTG GGCCTCAAGCCGCCACCGGACATCAAACGTTCGCTCCTGTGATGTATCCATGTCCGGCTCCGTCGCTGTATATGCCACAGCAATACCAGTATTCTCCTATGCCG TACGAACCGTACTACGCAGGAGCGACCGCCGGGGCACCTCAGTATTTGTACGCTGCTACCGGCAGTTCGCCGAGCAACACGAATGGTGGTGGAGGTGGCAACAGTTCCGGCAGCAGCGGCAATAACGGTACAGGAGCTACCAGCCCGCCGACGGGTCCACCGCCACCTCTCCCACCACCGCATCCAACGCACTTCTACGCTCCTGCCGCGCCGGCCCCGCATCATCATCCACCTGTACCAACGGGCCCTCCTCCCCAGGCGCAGGTGGATCATCTGTACTATCCTTTTGCAGCCGGCCCGCATCCCGCGCAGCCGCACGCGCCTATGGGACTGACCGACCAGCAGCTGTTGCTGTACACCACGGACGCTACTTCGTGCCAGCAAACCGCATCTGACAGCCAGGCTGCTCCGCAGGAG GATTCACGTCCGACGCCAAGCCACTCGGAGCAACCGCATAGCGAAGTGCAACAGGGCGCTTCAGGTTCACCGGCAACATCTCTGCTGCCCCTAATGCCCGTCAAATTCCCCGTGTCCGGTCGTTACCACACTAATTACCATCCGATCGCGATACACACACCGCACGGCGCGCAAAACGACAGCGAGGACTGCGCCGCCAGTCCGATGCACTGTCGCATCCTCTACCCGACCGTGTACCTACCGCACGCACACCCGCCGTCGCCGTACACACATCACAACGCGTCCGGTACTAGTCTTCTGCCGACACCGTTCTCGGCCTCGCCGCATCAGTCCGGTTACGACAACAGCAACGCGAAAACGTACGGCCACAATTCCAGAGACTACAATAAGTATACGGGCGGTAACAATTTACGCGGTCAGAATCACGGTTATTCGTTGGCACATCATAACACGCACGCCAAGTCGCAGAACACACACGGTTCGCAGTCACACAACAGCAAGTGTAGCGGGAACGCGGCGGACGGGTCGCACAAATATCCGACGATAGCGATGTCGTCGCGATTGCCGGTACAGTACAATAGGAGAACGGCTGGCTCGAACGTGGGCTCGTCGGCGATTCTCAGGTCCGGCGGCGGCTATACCTCGAGTCAGGCTGCGCACAAGGTCAATCACACAACAGCGTCCAACTATTCGTACGCGCCCAACTATTCGAACGGACGCGCGAGGTATTGCGGCGACGACCAGTATTATGAGATTAACAAACCGTCGATGCCCGGTGGTTACGGCTCGGGTCGTAAGAACTGCCTCtcgaataacaataataacaactATAGAGGAAACGCTGCCCGGTTGGACGTTCACGGAAACGACAGCAACGGTCGGCCTAACAACGACACGGCTCAGACGGACAGCGCCGTCGTCGTCACGAGCACATCAACGACGCTGTCCTCTCGCCTGTCTCCATCCGAACGAATAAACGCGGACGCGTCCAGCCAGGAGAAGTCGGCGAGCCCACCGCCAGCCCCGTACTCACCCATGACACGGCCTCTTCCAACTCTCTCCCCGCCCACTCCCCAGGTCCAGTTTTACGCTCCGGCTCAAAATCGTTATCAGCCGTCCTCCATGCCCCTGTCCCAAacgcaacagcagcagcagcaacagcccGCCGGCAATCAACGCAGCCGGTACTCCGTCGGCCAGGCATTATCGTCCGCCAACCGGAAGCCGTCCGACAAGTATTCAAGCACTACCGGCTCGCAGACGACGATGCTGCGGCAGTCCAAGTATAAGATGAACGGTATAATGCAGCCGACTGCCACGGCGGTGGCGAGCAAACTCGCCGACGATACTCTGGGAGGTGCCGGCGACGGTCCTGGTAGGCTACCGATAACGCCACCCGGTACACCGCGGACGGCCGGCCATCCCGCGGGCGGCGACCAGAATCAGCTGAGCGACACGTGCCATCAGATGCAGGCGCTGACTCTGTAG
- the LOC139823131 gene encoding uncharacterized protein isoform X1, producing MDCRPVLKSSASTGGTEGSSPASSPASAASLTMAAPKYGTLVPNRIFVGGISASTSEAELAQVFSAYGNVKATKIISDRAGVSKGYGFVTFETEEEAKRLQQEAECIVLRERKLNIAPAIKKQPFSRSFDGSTGSPPSVPTSTYYYANVSGTIEDCRDRVFNFSTPSPVGIGLAYQNGMTFYNTAAAAPATSIAPPTDPGTIYQATGVFGPQAATGHQTFAPVMYPCPAPSLYMPQQYQYSPMPYEPYYAGATAGAPQYLYAATGSSPSNTNGGGGGNSSGSSGNNGTGATSPPTGPPPPLPPPHPTHFYAPAAPAPHHHPPVPTGPPPQAQVDHLYYPFAAGPHPAQPHAPMGLTDQQLLLYTTDATSCQQTASDSQAAPQEDSRPTPSHSEQPHSEVQQGASGSPATSLLPLMPVKFPVSGRYHTNYHPIAIHTPHGAQNDSEDCAASPMHCRILYPTVYLPHAHPPSPYTHHNASGTSLLPTPFSASPHQSGYDNSNAKTYGHNSRDYNKYTGGNNLRGQNHGYSLAHHNTHAKSQNTHGSQSHNSKCSGNAADGSHKYPTIAMSSRLPVQYNRRTAGSNVGSSAILRSGGGYTSSQAAHKVNHTTASNYSYAPNYSNGRARYCGDDQYYEINKPSMPGGYGSGRKNCLSNNNNNNYRGNAARLDVHGNDSNGRPNNDTAQTDSAVVVTSTSTTLSSRLSPSERINADASSQEKSASPPPAPYSPMTRPLPTLSPPTPQVQFYAPAQNRYQPSSMPLSQTQQQQQQQPAGNQRSRYSVGQALSSANRKPSDKYSSTTGSQTTMLRQSKYKMNGIMQPTATAVASKLADDTLGGAGDGPGRLPITPPGTPRTAGHPAGGDQNQLSDTCHQMQALTL from the exons ATGGATTGCCGGCCGGTGTTGAAG AGCTCGGCTTCGACCGGTGGTACGGAGGGGTCTAGTCCTGCCTCCAGCCCTGCCTCGGCCGCGAGTCTTACGATGGCTGCGCCGAAATACGGTACGCTGGTACCGAACCGTATTTTCGTAGGCGGCATTTCGGCCAGCACCAGCGAAGCGGAGCTAGCTCAGGTTTTCTCGGCCTATGGCAATGTCAAGGCCACGAAAATTATATCGGACCGCGCCGGCGTGTCGAAGGGCTACGGCTTCGTCACCTTCGAAACGGAGGAGGAGGCCAAGCGGCTTCAACAAGAG GCTGAATGCATCGTCTTGAGAGAGAGGAAGCTCAACATAGCGCCCGCGATCAAGAAGCAGCCCTTCTCCAGATCCTTTGACGGTAGTACCGGTTCGCCCCCTTCCGTGCCTACAAGTACTTACTACTACGCGAACG TATCAGGGACGATTGAAGATTGCAGAGATCgcgtttttaatttctctacTCCTTCGCCGGTAGGTATAGGTCTCGCTTATCAGAATGGCATGACATTCTATAATACGGCAGCTGCCGCACCAGCGACTTCCATCGCTCCACCTACGGATCCAGGAACGATTTATCAAGCCACAGGAGTGTTTG GGCCTCAAGCCGCCACCGGACATCAAACGTTCGCTCCTGTGATGTATCCATGTCCGGCTCCGTCGCTGTATATGCCACAGCAATACCAGTATTCTCCTATGCCG TACGAACCGTACTACGCAGGAGCGACCGCCGGGGCACCTCAGTATTTGTACGCTGCTACCGGCAGTTCGCCGAGCAACACGAATGGTGGTGGAGGTGGCAACAGTTCCGGCAGCAGCGGCAATAACGGTACAGGAGCTACCAGCCCGCCGACGGGTCCACCGCCACCTCTCCCACCACCGCATCCAACGCACTTCTACGCTCCTGCCGCGCCGGCCCCGCATCATCATCCACCTGTACCAACGGGCCCTCCTCCCCAGGCGCAGGTGGATCATCTGTACTATCCTTTTGCAGCCGGCCCGCATCCCGCGCAGCCGCACGCGCCTATGGGACTGACCGACCAGCAGCTGTTGCTGTACACCACGGACGCTACTTCGTGCCAGCAAACCGCATCTGACAGCCAGGCTGCTCCGCAGGAG GATTCACGTCCGACGCCAAGCCACTCGGAGCAACCGCATAGCGAAGTGCAACAGGGCGCTTCAGGTTCACCGGCAACATCTCTGCTGCCCCTAATGCCCGTCAAATTCCCCGTGTCCGGTCGTTACCACACTAATTACCATCCGATCGCGATACACACACCGCACGGCGCGCAAAACGACAGCGAGGACTGCGCCGCCAGTCCGATGCACTGTCGCATCCTCTACCCGACCGTGTACCTACCGCACGCACACCCGCCGTCGCCGTACACACATCACAACGCGTCCGGTACTAGTCTTCTGCCGACACCGTTCTCGGCCTCGCCGCATCAGTCCGGTTACGACAACAGCAACGCGAAAACGTACGGCCACAATTCCAGAGACTACAATAAGTATACGGGCGGTAACAATTTACGCGGTCAGAATCACGGTTATTCGTTGGCACATCATAACACGCACGCCAAGTCGCAGAACACACACGGTTCGCAGTCACACAACAGCAAGTGTAGCGGGAACGCGGCGGACGGGTCGCACAAATATCCGACGATAGCGATGTCGTCGCGATTGCCGGTACAGTACAATAGGAGAACGGCTGGCTCGAACGTGGGCTCGTCGGCGATTCTCAGGTCCGGCGGCGGCTATACCTCGAGTCAGGCTGCGCACAAGGTCAATCACACAACAGCGTCCAACTATTCGTACGCGCCCAACTATTCGAACGGACGCGCGAGGTATTGCGGCGACGACCAGTATTATGAGATTAACAAACCGTCGATGCCCGGTGGTTACGGCTCGGGTCGTAAGAACTGCCTCtcgaataacaataataacaactATAGAGGAAACGCTGCCCGGTTGGACGTTCACGGAAACGACAGCAACGGTCGGCCTAACAACGACACGGCTCAGACGGACAGCGCCGTCGTCGTCACGAGCACATCAACGACGCTGTCCTCTCGCCTGTCTCCATCCGAACGAATAAACGCGGACGCGTCCAGCCAGGAGAAGTCGGCGAGCCCACCGCCAGCCCCGTACTCACCCATGACACGGCCTCTTCCAACTCTCTCCCCGCCCACTCCCCAGGTCCAGTTTTACGCTCCGGCTCAAAATCGTTATCAGCCGTCCTCCATGCCCCTGTCCCAAacgcaacagcagcagcagcaacagcccGCCGGCAATCAACGCAGCCGGTACTCCGTCGGCCAGGCATTATCGTCCGCCAACCGGAAGCCGTCCGACAAGTATTCAAGCACTACCGGCTCGCAGACGACGATGCTGCGGCAGTCCAAGTATAAGATGAACGGTATAATGCAGCCGACTGCCACGGCGGTGGCGAGCAAACTCGCCGACGATACTCTGGGAGGTGCCGGCGACGGTCCTGGTAGGCTACCGATAACGCCACCCGGTACACCGCGGACGGCCGGCCATCCCGCGGGCGGCGACCAGAATCAGCTGAGCGACACGTGCCATCAGATGCAGGCGCTGACTCTGTAG
- the LOC139823131 gene encoding uncharacterized protein isoform X4, translating to MDCRPVLKSSASTGGTEGSSPASSPASAASLTMAAPKYGTLVPNRIFVGGISASTSEAELAQVFSAYGNVKATKIISDRAGVSKGYGFVTFETEEEAKRLQQEAECIVLRERKLNIAPAIKKQPFSRSFDGSTGSPPSVPTSTYYYANGLAYQNGMTFYNTAAAAPATSIAPPTDPGTIYQATGVFGPQAATGHQTFAPVMYPCPAPSLYMPQQYQYSPMPYEPYYAGATAGAPQYLYAATGSSPSNTNGGGGGNSSGSSGNNGTGATSPPTGPPPPLPPPHPTHFYAPAAPAPHHHPPVPTGPPPQAQVDHLYYPFAAGPHPAQPHAPMGLTDQQLLLYTTDATSCQQTASDSQAAPQEDSRPTPSHSEQPHSEVQQGASGSPATSLLPLMPVKFPVSGRYHTNYHPIAIHTPHGAQNDSEDCAASPMHCRILYPTVYLPHAHPPSPYTHHNASGTSLLPTPFSASPHQSGYDNSNAKTYGHNSRDYNKYTGGNNLRGQNHGYSLAHHNTHAKSQNTHGSQSHNSKCSGNAADGSHKYPTIAMSSRLPVQYNRRTAGSNVGSSAILRSGGGYTSSQAAHKVNHTTASNYSYAPNYSNGRARYCGDDQYYEINKPSMPGGYGSGRKNCLSNNNNNNYRGNAARLDVHGNDSNGRPNNDTAQTDSAVVVTSTSTTLSSRLSPSERINADASSQEKSASPPPAPYSPMTRPLPTLSPPTPQVQFYAPAQNRYQPSSMPLSQTQQQQQQQPAGNQRSRYSVGQALSSANRKPSDKYSSTTGSQTTMLRQSKYKMNGIMQPTATAVASKLADDTLGGAGDGPGRLPITPPGTPRTAGHPAGGDQNQLSDTCHQMQALTL from the exons ATGGATTGCCGGCCGGTGTTGAAG AGCTCGGCTTCGACCGGTGGTACGGAGGGGTCTAGTCCTGCCTCCAGCCCTGCCTCGGCCGCGAGTCTTACGATGGCTGCGCCGAAATACGGTACGCTGGTACCGAACCGTATTTTCGTAGGCGGCATTTCGGCCAGCACCAGCGAAGCGGAGCTAGCTCAGGTTTTCTCGGCCTATGGCAATGTCAAGGCCACGAAAATTATATCGGACCGCGCCGGCGTGTCGAAGGGCTACGGCTTCGTCACCTTCGAAACGGAGGAGGAGGCCAAGCGGCTTCAACAAGAG GCTGAATGCATCGTCTTGAGAGAGAGGAAGCTCAACATAGCGCCCGCGATCAAGAAGCAGCCCTTCTCCAGATCCTTTGACGGTAGTACCGGTTCGCCCCCTTCCGTGCCTACAAGTACTTACTACTACGCGAACG GTCTCGCTTATCAGAATGGCATGACATTCTATAATACGGCAGCTGCCGCACCAGCGACTTCCATCGCTCCACCTACGGATCCAGGAACGATTTATCAAGCCACAGGAGTGTTTG GGCCTCAAGCCGCCACCGGACATCAAACGTTCGCTCCTGTGATGTATCCATGTCCGGCTCCGTCGCTGTATATGCCACAGCAATACCAGTATTCTCCTATGCCG TACGAACCGTACTACGCAGGAGCGACCGCCGGGGCACCTCAGTATTTGTACGCTGCTACCGGCAGTTCGCCGAGCAACACGAATGGTGGTGGAGGTGGCAACAGTTCCGGCAGCAGCGGCAATAACGGTACAGGAGCTACCAGCCCGCCGACGGGTCCACCGCCACCTCTCCCACCACCGCATCCAACGCACTTCTACGCTCCTGCCGCGCCGGCCCCGCATCATCATCCACCTGTACCAACGGGCCCTCCTCCCCAGGCGCAGGTGGATCATCTGTACTATCCTTTTGCAGCCGGCCCGCATCCCGCGCAGCCGCACGCGCCTATGGGACTGACCGACCAGCAGCTGTTGCTGTACACCACGGACGCTACTTCGTGCCAGCAAACCGCATCTGACAGCCAGGCTGCTCCGCAGGAG GATTCACGTCCGACGCCAAGCCACTCGGAGCAACCGCATAGCGAAGTGCAACAGGGCGCTTCAGGTTCACCGGCAACATCTCTGCTGCCCCTAATGCCCGTCAAATTCCCCGTGTCCGGTCGTTACCACACTAATTACCATCCGATCGCGATACACACACCGCACGGCGCGCAAAACGACAGCGAGGACTGCGCCGCCAGTCCGATGCACTGTCGCATCCTCTACCCGACCGTGTACCTACCGCACGCACACCCGCCGTCGCCGTACACACATCACAACGCGTCCGGTACTAGTCTTCTGCCGACACCGTTCTCGGCCTCGCCGCATCAGTCCGGTTACGACAACAGCAACGCGAAAACGTACGGCCACAATTCCAGAGACTACAATAAGTATACGGGCGGTAACAATTTACGCGGTCAGAATCACGGTTATTCGTTGGCACATCATAACACGCACGCCAAGTCGCAGAACACACACGGTTCGCAGTCACACAACAGCAAGTGTAGCGGGAACGCGGCGGACGGGTCGCACAAATATCCGACGATAGCGATGTCGTCGCGATTGCCGGTACAGTACAATAGGAGAACGGCTGGCTCGAACGTGGGCTCGTCGGCGATTCTCAGGTCCGGCGGCGGCTATACCTCGAGTCAGGCTGCGCACAAGGTCAATCACACAACAGCGTCCAACTATTCGTACGCGCCCAACTATTCGAACGGACGCGCGAGGTATTGCGGCGACGACCAGTATTATGAGATTAACAAACCGTCGATGCCCGGTGGTTACGGCTCGGGTCGTAAGAACTGCCTCtcgaataacaataataacaactATAGAGGAAACGCTGCCCGGTTGGACGTTCACGGAAACGACAGCAACGGTCGGCCTAACAACGACACGGCTCAGACGGACAGCGCCGTCGTCGTCACGAGCACATCAACGACGCTGTCCTCTCGCCTGTCTCCATCCGAACGAATAAACGCGGACGCGTCCAGCCAGGAGAAGTCGGCGAGCCCACCGCCAGCCCCGTACTCACCCATGACACGGCCTCTTCCAACTCTCTCCCCGCCCACTCCCCAGGTCCAGTTTTACGCTCCGGCTCAAAATCGTTATCAGCCGTCCTCCATGCCCCTGTCCCAAacgcaacagcagcagcagcaacagcccGCCGGCAATCAACGCAGCCGGTACTCCGTCGGCCAGGCATTATCGTCCGCCAACCGGAAGCCGTCCGACAAGTATTCAAGCACTACCGGCTCGCAGACGACGATGCTGCGGCAGTCCAAGTATAAGATGAACGGTATAATGCAGCCGACTGCCACGGCGGTGGCGAGCAAACTCGCCGACGATACTCTGGGAGGTGCCGGCGACGGTCCTGGTAGGCTACCGATAACGCCACCCGGTACACCGCGGACGGCCGGCCATCCCGCGGGCGGCGACCAGAATCAGCTGAGCGACACGTGCCATCAGATGCAGGCGCTGACTCTGTAG